GGAAAGGATGTACGCGAGTGTGGTGTGATATTTTTTACATCAgctcatttttttttgtttcattgaATTTATGTTTTCGAGGAACGACGACATATAgcattatcaacaacaacggCCATAACCCCCCAACACAATAACAATTACAATAGCAAAGTTATTGAATGACCTTCTAAAATGTAAGTTTCATATTCATGTTTTAATCAAGGATTGTTGATTAGTTCCgtgaaaataaaacaattttagCCTCTTGACAATCCATAAACTGTCGATTTTTGCCATCGCAAACGAAGTcctgaaaaattcaatatttgcAGCTACAACGTATTAACAACTGCTACTAATAAGACACGTCACGTCTTGCAACATTTTTCCGtctcttttttgtttgatattTGCATGTGATTGTAGTTTTCAGGTCATCGAGATTTGATTctaaagatttgaaaacttttatCACATGCAAATTGTTTGTATTTGTACGTGTGTGCCAATCTTTGACGTGTAACTGAAACTGATCTAAAACTTCCTGTTTTGATGCAAAAGCCGCACTTTTAAGCAATTTAGTTTTCCATTTAGTTAAGTCTGCCTACAGTTACTTGAGATAGAGATATGTTTCGTAGGAAAGTAGTAGTCACGGTGACATGGCAATATCGACGATAGAGTATTATTGTGAGAAATGGACCACCACAGTAATCCTGATTTCTCCGAGGAGCGTACTTTCAACAGTTGAGTCACACACTCACCAAGAGTTTGTACAATCGAATGATGATTGTGTTGTCAAGTTGCAACAAATTTCGTAGTTATTGTCGATGCTAGTCTACAGTTCAATGTTACATGATTGCAGATTTGATTTAGGCACATTCCTTTCCTCGTatgaaatataaaaatcaaaccatGAAACTAAGAATTCCTATTGTTCCGATTTTAGAATTTCTACGTTTTGAGTTTGGTGGATTGTTacagcaaaaaaaaattcttgacTCTAATTTAGATCTTCTTCTTAATTGTTTTGCCTGGTTCATGGAGGGATCTATTGTTTATCTCTGCGATGTATCTATAGAAATACTACTTCAAATCCATACATATGTGAATAGTAAGTGATATACtgccaaaaaaaactgcTAGCAGTTGCAGCAGACATGCTACTGTTTGTTATCTTTGCAAAGCCAGGTCCAAAGCCTATACGGATTTTTACGgaatgaaaagaaaaatttttttatctgCACCGGTTATGTGATGGGTTGGCGGTACCAGTGGaaattttatcatcatcgcAACTTTTACCGCCATTGatggaaatttttttttctctttcaaaTCGGACTTCCTGGGCGAGTAACCAACCAACTGAAATCTAGAAGCAGAGCCTATTTCACTTTCAGAGCTTGCTACATCGCTGGTGTTTCTTTTATGTATCTTACATATACGACTGAAAATACTCCGGTTAAAAGGAAAAACTACATCCTGTAAAGTACCACGTAGAATGTGCAAGTGTCAAAAGAGACAAGCACTAGCTAGAAAGATGTGTCTACTGGTGCCACTCTTACACATTGGACGATTCAAAGAGAAGCTATCTAGGTAGAtgtcaatttgaaatcaaaccaTTATTGCATCTCCGGTTCCTACAGCTTCCCCTAGTAATAAACAATAGCTGCAAATGAGTACAATGGACATGATAGTAAAAGTAAACAGCTTCATGCGTTGAATATTTAACACGAGTGGatataaattcattaatcCCTCACCATCAAATGAAACCACAATTGTGCTTATGCTTAGCATATGATTGGAGTTCTAGATATTGCTGGCTCCGCTCCCCTCCTTTCCGCGGTCccttaaaaaaagaagagacGAACTGAGTTTCAActaaaattgttgatgttgtatTACTTAAAACGGACTGCAGTGATTGATTAGTAGATTTACTTAAAAGAGGCAATAATATCAACACCTCGATCGTCGGTTAAGTGGTTATGAACCTAGTTTCTATTCTTACTATGATTTTGTATAATCTAAGTTTATCTATATAGCATTATCATATGCAGCAAACAAATCGTGTTTTCAGTAATCACAAGAATTGATATATAACAAGATTGCTTTTATGCCAGATTTGGAATTTTGGTATTAGTACTGTGATTGTGGGTCCAAGTCTTACTTTCACCGGGTTTGTACCAACAtgttgaacaaaaaaaattatccGAAGAAGGTATTTActaataattgtttatttcgATTCTCTATTATAAATCGTGCATGTTAAATCCGCCATTGGAACCTTATCATGATCAACTAACcttcttcaacaatagACCAGAAACAAGGAACTTAGAGTTAGCATTGTCATCTTTTAGGTATTCGCGTCTTTCGTATCATTTGACTTTAACCTTTTGGTACCAAAAGTTAAGTAAAGTTTTCATTTAGTGAGTTTAAAATCATCTTTATTATCACAATTGATGTGGCAACAATGAAAATCAGAATTCTCTACAATGTGGATTTGGGTTAAGTAGgctattcttttttttttgattttgtctCGAGTAAACCATTCATTGTTCAATTCTCCCCTCTTCGTTGTCTTTCTCGACAATATTTTGATCCTATTATTAATGGGGTGGTTAGTTTATCTGTGACATTTACACTCCGAAACTTGCTTGTGCAATagtttattcttttctctCGTCTCATTAAGTTTATCTCCGGTGTGTTTACATATTGACAAGAAACAGTGACGACCTCATCCATCGATCAACTAACTAGCCCAAGAGTTATTTATCACGACTGCATTTACTGTAGTGGTTtctataaataaatgattaTCACTAAGATGCGCCTgtgatttattttgatcTTTAAAGACacattaatattattattgcttAAAACCTTTACTTGTCTCACTTCTAATGGCTGGAAAAATTCTATAGGTCATTCTTTATATGTATCATTTAAAAGTTTCTTCTATATTTGCTTGGGTCCGGAATAGTATGGCTTtccttttttcaaatttttcacaaGCATAAATGTGTAATATCATTCAATGTTCCTTAGAAGATTGCTTTTTCACTAAACACTGTACGAAAGGTAATGTATGACTTGTATAAGCCTACTTTGCTTTACAATCTATTGTAATAGAAGTTTATCACCATTACTATAATGATACTCGTAGCCATAATGGTGATATTAGGTAGTGCTGTTTCACGCATGTGATAAATTCATAGCTCATACTATCTAactaaaatttattattatatacaCAATTGTCGTAGTATTGGATAACGCGACAAGCAAAACTAAATGTGTTCATTAATGATTCTAGACCATTCTTGCCATCGTAgtgttatttttgttttcgttattacttttgaaaaataaaatgtttGCATGTGATTTGTTTTGACCATATGGTAGTTGCGATATTCGTCGCCCTATCTATTTTTGCAACAGACTAATACCCAACTCACTCACTGTTATCTTTATTGTAAGAATTTCGTCGTTACAATACAACTACCCATAGATGGTTTACTATCAATAATAGCATCATTCAACAATTCATCCAATTTAATATTAGGAAAttccaattgataataGTTTTTAATCAATCCTTGGATCAATTGTTTCGATTTATCTAATGTTGTCaaatgaacaattgaacCACCCCAACCAGCACCGGTGATTCTTGATCCATAAGAACCATTTTGTAATgcaattgaacaaatctcattcaatttgtcatttgatgattcattcaatttatcaagatCTGATTGCGATTGGTTCATCAATTCCCCAAACTTGACCAAAAATGATTCGTCATCGTCtttgctgttgctgctggTCTGTGTCGTTgataacaatttcaaagtCTCTAATACTCGCAAACTCTCTTGATATACGTGTTTGGCACGTTGGTAAAGTTTCAAAACATCAAATTTGACTGGGTAAGCTTGCAAATATTTACTTTTAAATTCATCCAAAGATAAATCCAACACAGTTAAACATTGATCAACAGTATACCCttcttgattgttgttcaattcagtttcaacaatagcaatcattttcttcaattggtCAATACCAACATCAATGTCGTTTCCATCCCATTTACAAGTATTGAATACTGCATCCATTACCCCTCTTAAACTGCTAGTGCCGATATTTGAATCTTGAGGTACTAAAGTTcctaaattcaattttttgaccAACACATCAGCTGCAATTGCCATCTCTACCACTCGCAAATTATAATGGATAGGAGCTGTTTCATGTTTATTTGACACTTGCAAACTATTAGTAATAACAAATGTTAAGTTTTCCACAGGAAATTTGAATGGTTTCCcaattaattttggtttaaattgaatcaataatgCTTTATCTGGTTCCCCATACACACTAGCACATTGATCCATTCCACCAGTATTAACACCAACATAATGTTCACAAACAACTGTGATTCTTGTCAAATCAGCTTTGCTTATATCTTTAACTCCATTGGCATGAAGTATAGCTAATGTAGAAGCAACACAAAATGCAGCTGATGAAGATAACCCTCCTCCTGTAGGTACATTACCATCAAAAGTCAATTTCATACCTTTCAATTGGCCTTTTAAGTTTTGTTCAGTTAAATAGTTGTTGGCGACAATTAATGCacatttgaaataatttgCCCAACTATGATGCTGTGAATCAATCTCAAAACcatcgttgttgttggtcaATGGTATAGTTTCCTTGGCAAAATTCTTGGAATCAGTGTTTGTAATCACTATTTCTGGTTCATCATTGACATTCACTGCAACTATAACATCGTTGCTTATAGCCATGGGTAAAACAGGGAAGAAATTGTAATCAATATGATCACCAATTAAGTTAACACGTCCAGGAGATCTAgcaaagaaatcaattgatgcATTAGGGAAATTGGATTGGAAAATCTCAACTAATTTCAAGTATCTGGATTTAGTTAATTCTTGATCATTGGAAtaaaatgataaatcatcaaacGTAGGAACTGACATGGTATAACTCTTTCTTATAAAAATCGGTTTGTATGTGTGTATATGTgggagaaaaaaaaaattacaaagaaatcaaaaaggaTCTGGGAAACTTTCAAACTCTATTTTATATCaaagtttaattttatatGATTGTAATAACAAGTGGGCaaattctttcaaaactattgaatgaagaaagaaaaccaaTGAGCTAAAACATtctttccaaaaaaaacgaaaaacGAAAACTAAACACCAACCCCGGAAACCGAACTATCATGAATCGTGTCAGATGTCTAAACATTGTGTGAAGATGAGAGAGGAATGAATTCTCCAGACACAAACAAACaccaaaaattttaataatccTTGTTCAGTTTTTCTTTGCccgacaaaaaaaataaacctaaaaaaaattttcatttcgGAAAAATCATAAATCGCTTTTCACCTTCAAATAAACATAAATTGTAACGTTACATTTAACTTTCTCATAATTAATTATGATTTTGGTGTCGGGAAAATACAATCATCTTTGTCCATATATTTTTTGGAAGGTTTTGTAAACTGcttaaaattttttcccCCCCACTTTCCCCGAtggaatgaaaaaataaattaatccGAAGCTTCCCCAAAATTTCTTTCGGACACTGGCCACAAAACAAgctttttttcttggcaATATTTTTTACACATAGCACAAAACTAGGCTGACAAAAAAACAGAACTAAAACAATGGAGAAAAAAGTGTTCCCACTTGTATTCTGTTCGTGGCAAAGTATTCCTCTATGTTCGCTTCTAATTCCCATAATTACTTTATGTGTTTGTGTGCTGGTCATCCAATTCcagtttcattattttcaaaatgaaaTGTATCGACCGGTTTGCATTGTTATTTGGTTAGTTGACTAATACCTCACATTAccaatttttgaaactCAATTTCTGTCTGGTTTTTCAAGCATCATTTCTTATATTTAGAGCTAAGCCTAAAAATATCTTCTGATCATCCATCCGAACGTTTTTGTGCATAGTCTGGAGTAAACAAACAATCTAGACATCCAATAAGAATTCCCattttctaaaaaaaatacacgTTTCGTTTGGAATTAAACCAAGGAAAAtgatattcaaaaattattttcaaacttTTACACCGTTTCTTCCCGTTTATTGTGTGTTTTCTTCAGTGTAACGTTACATTGGTTCCTCTTCGTCAATATCAGATCTTCCCTCACTGTACAGgcttttaatttttcaataaattagtATAAAACCGGCCCTTGATAAATTCAAGTCCttccaaaattttaaaaaaaaaggaaaataGTTTTACCAATTTTCAACATATACAactcataataataaaaacttAAACATGTCAAACGAATATATTCTTGTTACTGGTGGTGCAGGTTACATTGGTTCTCATACagttattgaattaatCAGTAATGGATATAAAGTAGtcattgttgataatttaagTAATTCTTCCTATGATGCAGTTGCTagaattgaattcattGTCAAACAACATGTTCCATTCTATGATGTTGATATCAGAAATTATGAGCAATTGAATAAAGTTTTCCAAGATTATAAGATCTCTGGAGTCATTCATTTTGCTGCTTTGAAAGCTGTTGgtgaatcaacaaaaatccCCTTAGCATattatgataataatgTATCAGGTACTGTCAACTTATTGGAAGTATGTAAAGCCAATGATGTGAAGACAATTGTTTTCAGTTCTTCAGCTACTGTCTATGGTGATGTTACTAGATTTGGTGATAATTCAATGATTCCTATCCCTGAACATTGTCCAATGGATCCAACAAATCCATATGGAAGAacaaaattcattattgaGTCGATTTTAAaagatatttataataGTGATGATGCTTGGAAAGTAGCAATTTTGAGATATTTCAACCCAATTGGTGCTCATCCATCTGGTTTATTAGGTGAAGATCCATTAGGAATCCCAAATAACTTATTACCTTATTTGGCTCAAGTTGCTATAGGTAGACGTGAAAAATTGTCTATTTTCGGAAATGATTATAATAGTCGTGATGGTACCCCTATTAGAGACTATATTCATGTGGTTGATTTGGCAAAGGGTCACATTGCTGCATTGgcatatttgaaaaacttgCAATCTAAAGGCTTGTATCGTGAATGGAATTTAGGTACTGGTAAAGGATCCACTGTTTTTGAAGTTTATCATGCCTTTAGTAAAGTTGTTGGTAGAGAATTGCCCCATGAAGTTGTTGGAAGACGTGCTGGGGATGTCTTGGATTTGACTGCTAAGCCAGACAGAGCAAACAAGGAATTGCAATGGAAAACTGAACTTGCCATTGATGATGCTTGTAAAGATTTATGGAAATGGACTACTGAGAACCCTTTTGGATTCAACATTGAGAATTATTCTTGGAAAGAATTTGATGGGTTCAATAACCGTTTGCACAGTTTTGTTGCTGGTGACTTGAAAGTTAACTTAGCGAATCGTGGTGCATTGATCCAAGCTATCACGTTGAAGGATTCCAATATGGTCAAAGCTTATAATAATGCTGAAGATTTCAAATCTGAAACTAACCCATTTTTCGGTACCACTGTTGGTAGATATGCCAATAGAATTTCCAATGGAGaatttaaattgaatgGAAAAGTGTACAAATTAACTAAAAATGAAGGAGCAAACAACTTGCATGGTGGTGCAAATGGATTCGATAAACAAGATTTCTTTGGTCCAGTTGTGAAAAGTCGTGATGGTAAGTTTTTCGTTGATTTCTTGTTGGTTGATAAAGATGGTAATGATGGGTTCCCAGGTGAGCTTGAAGCTATCGTACATTACACAATTGATGACTCCTCAGTGGAAATTGAATATGAATGTCAATTATTATCTGGTGAAGCAACAATTGTCAATATGACTAACCATAGTTATTTCAATGTTTCCAACTCAGACACTATTGAAGGAACCGAGGTAAAATTGATTACTGATAAAATGTTAGAAGTGGATTCACAATTATTACCAACTGgtaaatttattgaaaatgaaaaagcTGCTAGCCCAATTGTGTTAAATGAGAATGACGTATTTGacaattgttttattgttgatgaagaatgTGGTATAGATACTCGTGATAAACCTTTGAAACAAGTCTTTGAAGCAACTAGTTTTGtcacaaacaacaaattgaagataTCCACCACTGAACCAGCTTTCCAATTTTACACTGGTGACGGTGTTAATACTAAAGGTTTTGGGAAAAGATGTGGTTTCTGCGTGGAACCAAGTAGATTTATTAATGCAATCAATCACAAAGAATGGTCTAATCAAGTCATCTTGAAAAAAGGTGATGTTTATGGAagtaaaattaaatatgaATTTCAATAGTCAACAAAAGTAAAACCTAATTAATATATGAAAGTGAAATGTAACATATGAACAGCCATTGATagcttgttgttgtagtaaGTATAGATCACAAACTAACTAACGATCAAAAGTGCACCTTAATAAACGggacagaaaaaaaaggccaccaaaaaaaaaaaaatcaaaaatcctacccaaaccaaacaacaacaacaacatacAATGAAAGTTTACTCTATATTAATTCTAAATAAAGCAGGTGGTcttatttatcaaaatgaaCTTGTACCAGGTCTAAGTAAATTGTCAGCTAACGATTACTTGGTGCTAGCAGGTACACTACACGGTGTTCATGCCATTGGTTCTAAATTGTCTTCAACgattaacaacaataacaatccAAACGGAGAAGAACTTAATGCTGCCCATAATGCCATCATATTATCTTCTGGTAAAGCCGGGAGTGCAAATAGTAACAGAACTGGCTTACAAAAAATCGAAACTGATAtgtttaatttatatatatttcaaaCTGTTAGTGGGTTAAAATTCATTATGATCACAGCACCAAATGTGGCCAATTCAGAGACAGTCACCGATGAGTTATTCCGTCATTTATACATACTTTATTCTGATTACGTTATGAAGGATCCATTTTATTCATTAGATATGCCTATAAAAAGTAGTTTATTCGATGGGAGAGTCAAGCAGTTGTTTGCACAACTGTAAACCTTGAACAAGAGATATTTTCGGAGACCATCCCAAATTATGGATCTTTGTTGTGTCTATGGAATAATTAGTATCGTTGTAATTTCGATCtttgataaattggatTTCACCACGGCCAAATATTTCCATTATAAGTTTGATTAAACTTAGGTTATCCAATTCATCTGTACCTCCTATATTATAGATTTGATTAACTGTTGTCATGGGGTTTTTGATCCACACAGTTTCAATAGCCAACACAATATCAAGAACGTACAagtattttcttttattggTTCCCTTGCCATGAACTGGAATTGGTTTCTTTTCGTTTATACATTGTATAGTCAATGGGATGATTTTTTCAGGATATTGTAATGGTCCATAAACATTATTAGGCCGAAGTATTGTTATTGGCAATTTATATGAATATTGatatgatttgattattaaatcaatagcTGCTTTACTTGCAGAATATGGATTAGTTGGGTTCATGACCGCATTCTCTTTATTGTCACCTTCATAAACATCTCCATAAACTTCATCAGTAGAAATATGCAAAAAATACCCAATGCTTGGATTTAGTCGATGACATTCCAATAGGTTTTGAGTAGCTagtatattatttttggtaAAATATACCGGATCTTTAAATGATCGATCAACTGATGATTCTGCTGCAAAGTTTATAATGTCGGTAGTGTTTTTAGTGATTTTGAGAAGGTATTCTAGATTATCTGATAAATCCAAGTGAACAAATTCAAAGTTTGAGAAACTCTTAAGATTTTCGATTTCAGTAGCATTACTAGCATAGTTTAGCTTATCAATACAAGTGAAATGAAAGTTGGGATATTTCTTTACCATATAGCATAAGAAATGTATACCAATGAACCCAGCTCCGCCGCTAACAACTATTCttttatcaaatgataCTGTCATTCCTTTAAGGTCAAGTTGGGATGTGGTTTGGGTGTAGTAAAGTTTAtgtttatgttttttttttttttcacccCAAAGAATATTTCTATCCGTGATGTCCACAtaagataaagaaaaaacgCATCGAAAGAAGTTTAATTGCTCTTTACACACCTTAACTTAAAATTGCAACGTTACATTAAGATTTGTTAGGAATTACTTGCCATTGGAGTTTAATCACCAATTTTCAACACTTCACATACATTAACCCGATTAGCcgtttttattttttttttaaaaaaaaaacattccTGTCTGAGAAAATAGTCTACAATCGCCTTGTGTCACCTCCTCCCCCCACGTTGTGAAAATAGTCTTGGTGTTCTTGTCTAATTCATGTTTGTGTTCTGATGATTtagtttttagtttttttaaatcatGAGATTTAGTGCCCGGTTTTATTCTCCACACAAAACTTGACAAAAATGTAACGTTACATTGTAATTTGCCATACATTAAATCAtggagagagagagaagataaaaaaatgtcTGCATAATAAAAGTTTATTCTATTTCCAAGACAgtaagaaagaaaaaaagaaaaaaaaaaaagacgaACCAacagagagagagaaaaacaAAGTAAAGTGTTGTTGCTCTACCAAATAGGGAAAAGCaggaagaagaggaagtggaaaaaaaaattgttgacaatcaccaacaacaacaactaacAAAATCATCTATAATTTCTTTGAATAATCCGAAGAAGTCCATTCCTCGTGGTTAATTAGTTTGTGCCagtttcaaaaacaattctATTGAATTCTTGCCTTGTTATTTGTTTGCCTTgcatttcatttcatttattttttgcaTTTCATCATAAATATTTCAGCATTATAAATAAGACCAAGTATCCCCACCTACTAacgtcatcatcatcatgtCTCTTGATCATCTTCTAAATCCACTAacatcaacaccaacatatataaaaatgactcaagaatttgatttcactAACCATTCTCATCGTCGCTTGAATTTGTTAACTAATAAGTTTGTCTTGTGTTCTCCACATAGAGCTAAAAGACCATGGCAAGGTgctaaagaagaaatcaaaaaatctGCATTACCAGAATATGATCCTAAATGTTATTTATGTCCTGGTAACATACGTGCTACTGGTGATATGAATCCTAAATATGACGCTACATATATTTTTCCTAATGATTATCCTGCTGTGAGGTTGGATCAACCAGAATATAAAGAAGATGAGCAAGATAAACAGAATACTTTAAAAAGTAGATTATTACAAACTCAGGGTGTAAGAGGTAAATGTTTTgtcatttgtttttctcCCAAACATAATTTGACTTTACCATTAAtgaaagatgaagaaatcaataatgtGGTGAATGCTTGGCAAGACTTATATGGTAATTTGCTTCAAGAAAGTAATCAGGGCATTGCTCcttataaatatttacaaatttttgaaaataaaggTGCAGCAATGGGATGTTCCAACCCTCATCCTCATGGTCAAGCTTGGTGTTTAGATGTGATACCAACCGAAGTGAAAGATGAATTAGATAACATGTCGgaatattataaaaaatataattctCATCTTTTAGGAGATTATGTTGAATTggaattacaagaaaaaaagagaattgTTGCTGAGAATGATTCATTTATAGTTGTGGTGCCATATTGGGCATTATGGCCATTTGAAACTTTGTTAATATCGAAAACtcatttaaaatcaattcaagaattcaatgacaaacaaaaacttgATTTGGCAgctattttgaaaattttaacaacaaaatatgataatttattcaatacTTCATTCCCTTATTCTATGGGTATTCATCAAGCTCCATTTAAATGTACTCATGAACAAAATGAATGTTCATGGTTCCATATGCATTTTTACCCTCCATTGTTACGTTCAGCTACTGTGAAAAAATTCTGTGTGGGATTTGAAATGTTGGGTGAACCACAACGTGATTTGACTAGTGAACAAGCAGCTGCTAGattacaagaattgaatggAGATGTTCATTATATGAATAAACCTCAAGCATAAGTGTTTggcattttctttttgctttttttttctttggagTTTGTATTGTGATTTATAGATAGATACGATAATGCATAATTTTAATATGATTTAAAAAGTAAGTGTTGTAAGAATGAAGTTTAAATGGGTGAAAGTGTTCTAATATAGAAACTTTGTACCTATTTTGGGGGcatttttttgcaaaaattctccaaaaaaaaggcCAAGTCTGGTTCTAATTAtgtaaaattgataaatgaCAACACAAACTTTCATTATACTTTAACTCAACACACTCTATATGTATAGTCAGCTGTACTCGACTCTCATCTATACTCTGTATATCTAGATTCTATTTTGcagtaaaaaaaaaccagcCCAGACCATATCTCATCgacacacaaaaaaaaaaaaaatttccaaaaaataCTCACTTATAGTAAACAACATCACTTACCAAAAAGTCCAACCCACCATGtcaaaagaaacaaaaccACCATTAGATTCAAGAATAGGAAAAGACTCTCCATTCACATTTGGTCAAAGATATTTAGAAAGTGAAGAAGATGTATTCAATCATAATGCATGGGATCATGTTGAATGGGGTGAAgaacaaattaaacaagCTCAAGAATTAATTTCTAAACAATATGATCATCCagttaaagaatttgataaaaatttatataattctAATCCAGCTAAATATTGGGATTTATTTTATAAACATAATcgagaaaatttttttaaagatCGTAAATGGttacaaattgaattccCATCATTATATAAAGTCACTAgtaaaaattatcaacaaccaacTACAATATTAGAAATTGGTTGTGGTGCTGGGAATACATTTTTCccaattttaaatcaaaatg
This genomic stretch from Candida albicans SC5314 chromosome 1, complete sequence harbors:
- the GAL1 gene encoding galactokinase (Galactokinase; galactose, Mig1, Tup1, Hap43 regulated; fluconazole, ketoconazole-induced; stationary phase enriched protein; GlcNAc-induced protein; farnesol, hypoxia-repressed in biofilm; rat catheter and Spider biofilm induced), with protein sequence MSVPTFDDLSFYSNDQELTKSRYLKLVEIFQSNFPNASIDFFARSPGRVNLIGDHIDYNFFPVLPMAISNDVIVAVNVNDEPEIVITNTDSKNFAKETIPLTNNNDGFEIDSQHHSWANYFKCALIVANNYLTEQNLKGQLKGMKLTFDGNVPTGGGLSSSAAFCVASTLAILHANGVKDISKADLTRITVVCEHYVGVNTGGMDQCASVYGEPDKALLIQFKPKLIGKPFKFPVENLTFVITNSLQVSNKHETAPIHYNLRVVEMAIAADVLVKKLNLGTLVPQDSNIGTSSLRGVMDAVFNTCKWDGNDIDVGIDQLKKMIAIVETELNNNQEGYTVDQCLTVLDLSLDEFKSKYLQAYPVKFDVLKLYQRAKHVYQESLRVLETLKLLSTTQTSSNSKDDDESFLVKFGELMNQSQSDLDKLNESSNDKLNEICSIALQNGSYGSRITGAGWGGSIVHLTTLDKSKQLIQGLIKNYYQLEFPNIKLDELLNDAIIDSKPSMGSCIVTTKFLQ
- the GAL10 gene encoding bifunctional UDP-glucose 4-epimerase/aldose 1-epimerase (UDP-glucose 4-epimerase; galactose utilization; mutant has cell wall defects and increased filamentation; GlcNAc-, fluconazole- and ketoconazole-induced; stationary phase enriched protein; rat catheter and flow model biofilm induced); the encoded protein is MSNEYILVTGGAGYIGSHTVIELISNGYKVVIVDNLSNSSYDAVARIEFIVKQHVPFYDVDIRNYEQLNKVFQDYKISGVIHFAALKAVGESTKIPLAYYDNNVSGTVNLLEVCKANDVKTIVFSSSATVYGDVTRFGDNSMIPIPEHCPMDPTNPYGRTKFIIESILKDIYNSDDAWKVAILRYFNPIGAHPSGLLGEDPLGIPNNLLPYLAQVAIGRREKLSIFGNDYNSRDGTPIRDYIHVVDLAKGHIAALAYLKNLQSKGLYREWNLGTGKGSTVFEVYHAFSKVVGRELPHEVVGRRAGDVLDLTAKPDRANKELQWKTELAIDDACKDLWKWTTENPFGFNIENYSWKEFDGFNNRLHSFVAGDLKVNLANRGALIQAITLKDSNMVKAYNNAEDFKSETNPFFGTTVGRYANRISNGEFKLNGKVYKLTKNEGANNLHGGANGFDKQDFFGPVVKSRDGKFFVDFLLVDKDGNDGFPGELEAIVHYTIDDSSVEIEYECQLLSGEATIVNMTNHSYFNVSNSDTIEGTEVKLITDKMLEVDSQLLPTGKFIENEKAASPIVLNENDVFDNCFIVDEECGIDTRDKPLKQVFEATSFVTNNKLKISTTEPAFQFYTGDGVNTKGFGKRCGFCVEPSRFINAINHKEWSNQVILKKGDVYGSKIKYEFQ
- a CDS encoding TRAPP subunit (Ortholog(s) have Rab guanyl-nucleotide exchange factor activity and role in ER to Golgi vesicle-mediated transport, chromosome organization); protein product: MKVYSILILNKAGGLIYQNELVPGLSKLSANDYLVLAGTLHGVHAIGSKLSSTINNNNNPNGEELNAAHNAIILSSGKAGSANSNRTGLQKIETDMFNLYIFQTVSGLKFIMITAPNVANSETVTDELFRHLYILYSDYVMKDPFYSLDMPIKSSLFDGRVKQLFAQS
- the GAL102 gene encoding Gal102p (UDP-glucose 4,6-dehydratase; role in mannosylation of cell wall proteins; mutation confers hypersensitivity to toxic ergosterol analog; overlaps orf19.3673; Spider biofilm induced), with the protein product MTVSFDKRIVVSGGAGFIGIHFLCYMVKKYPNFHFTCIDKLNYASNATEIENLKSFSNFEFVHLDLSDNLEYLLKITKNTTDIINFAAESSVDRSFKDPVYFTKNNILATQNLLECHRLNPSIGYFLHISTDEVYGDVYEGDNKENAVMNPTNPYSASKAAIDLIIKSYQYSYKLPITILRPNNVYGPLQYPEKIIPLTIQCINEKKPIPVHGKGTNKRKYLYVLDIVLAIETVWIKNPMTTVNQIYNIGGTDELDNLSLIKLIMEIFGRGEIQFIKDRNYNDTNYSIDTTKIHNLGWSPKISLVQGLQLCKQSLDSPIE